One genomic segment of Nocardia spumae includes these proteins:
- a CDS encoding phosphotransferase family protein: MATESESDPGQRRQLTTSARDLDELAERLTGWLTERVDGSAVPVVSGLSRPQAGGMSSSSVMFDANWERDGRAEGGSYVARMAPEDDSFPVFETYDLDTQYAVMAGVAKHSDVPVPRLCWREPDESVLGTPFFVMERITGRIPEDNPPYVFVGWLFDATAEQRMRITRGTVDVIAAVHDIADPAAKFPALAGPDSSLRRHFEAQREWYRWALADDGYRIPLLERGFDWLEQHWPADPGTDVLNWGDARPGNIIFDEFDPVAVLDWEMATLGPRELDVAWLIFIHRFFQDIATRFDQPGLPDYLRRDDVVALYEQRTGYRLRDLDWYLVYAALRHGIVMARIKRRMIHFGEDTDTDDRDDYVMHRAALEALLDGTYQWD, from the coding sequence ATGGCGACCGAATCCGAATCCGATCCGGGGCAGCGCCGACAACTGACGACCAGCGCCCGCGATCTCGACGAGCTCGCCGAGCGGCTCACCGGATGGCTGACCGAACGCGTCGACGGCAGCGCCGTGCCGGTCGTGTCCGGCCTGTCGCGGCCCCAGGCCGGCGGGATGTCGAGTTCGTCGGTGATGTTCGATGCGAACTGGGAGCGCGACGGCCGCGCCGAGGGTGGCTCGTACGTGGCGCGGATGGCGCCCGAGGACGATTCGTTCCCGGTCTTCGAAACCTACGATCTGGATACCCAGTACGCCGTGATGGCCGGTGTCGCCAAGCACTCCGATGTGCCGGTGCCGCGGCTGTGCTGGCGCGAGCCCGACGAATCCGTACTCGGCACACCGTTTTTCGTGATGGAGCGGATCACGGGCCGCATTCCCGAGGACAATCCCCCCTACGTCTTCGTGGGCTGGCTGTTCGACGCCACCGCCGAGCAGCGGATGCGCATCACCCGCGGCACCGTCGATGTCATCGCCGCAGTACACGACATCGCCGATCCGGCGGCGAAATTCCCGGCCCTCGCCGGCCCGGACTCGTCGCTGCGCCGCCACTTCGAGGCGCAGCGGGAGTGGTATCGATGGGCGCTCGCCGACGACGGCTATCGAATTCCGCTGCTGGAGCGCGGCTTCGACTGGCTCGAGCAGCATTGGCCGGCCGATCCCGGTACCGACGTGCTGAACTGGGGTGATGCCCGGCCCGGCAACATCATCTTCGACGAGTTCGACCCGGTCGCGGTACTGGACTGGGAGATGGCCACTCTCGGCCCGCGCGAACTCGACGTCGCGTGGCTGATCTTCATCCACCGCTTCTTCCAGGACATCGCGACCCGCTTCGATCAACCCGGTCTGCCGGACTATCTGCGCCGCGACGACGTGGTCGCCCTCTACGAGCAGCGCACCGGATATCGGCTTCGCGATCTGGACTGGTATCTGGTCTACGCCGCGCTGCGCCACGGCATCGTGATGGCACGCATCAAGCGCCGGATGATCCACTTCGGCGAGGACACCGACACCGACGACCGCGACGACTACGTGATGCACCGAGCGGCGCTGGAAGCCCTGCTCGACGGCACCTATCAATGGGATTGA
- a CDS encoding DoxX family protein → MSVIVEQADPVPAAAEPEEPARPGWNPLTRIAFRFTFLYLGLFCLSYPQVVFAFTGWFGSWLDSDAVLWQGRLLRPVLEWTGRTVFGVRPVLSPNGSGDQTILWVLVFCVLVVAVAGTLVWSVLDRRRRDYRRLAGWFLIFLRLCLGAQMLNYGFAKVIPTQMPEPALSTLLTPFGDLTPMAVLWSQVGMSPAYEILLGAAEVLAGVLLFVPRTATVGAMLALVSMAQVFVLNMTFDVPVKILSGHLLLISLVLLAPQARRLADVLVLDRPVGRSTAPYPFRTPRSRLIAALVQAGIGIWVGVALVHVGTQLWDRGPGRPEPPLYGIWKVEEFTRDGQPVPPLSTDTARWQRIVFDYPGVMHYQRVDGTLVRTGAQVDTGTRHLALVAPPRRPGAAPAPLGDFHYDQQGPDVLRFTGELEGRPVTLTLHRQDPDALPQRSHGFRWIQDAPGY, encoded by the coding sequence GTGAGTGTCATCGTCGAGCAGGCCGACCCCGTGCCGGCGGCGGCGGAGCCGGAGGAGCCTGCCCGGCCGGGCTGGAATCCGCTCACCCGCATCGCATTCCGTTTCACCTTCCTCTATCTCGGACTGTTCTGCCTGAGCTATCCGCAGGTCGTCTTCGCTTTCACCGGCTGGTTCGGTTCCTGGCTCGACTCCGACGCGGTGCTGTGGCAGGGACGGCTGTTGCGTCCGGTGCTGGAATGGACCGGACGCACGGTCTTCGGCGTGCGTCCGGTGCTCAGCCCCAACGGCAGCGGCGATCAGACCATCCTGTGGGTGCTGGTGTTCTGCGTCCTGGTCGTGGCCGTCGCGGGCACACTGGTCTGGTCGGTGCTCGATCGCCGCCGCCGCGACTATCGGCGGCTCGCGGGATGGTTTCTGATCTTTCTGCGGCTGTGCCTGGGCGCACAGATGCTGAACTACGGATTCGCGAAGGTCATCCCCACCCAGATGCCCGAACCGGCACTGTCGACGCTGCTGACGCCGTTCGGCGATCTGACCCCGATGGCGGTGCTGTGGAGCCAGGTCGGGATGAGCCCGGCCTACGAGATACTTCTCGGCGCCGCGGAGGTACTCGCCGGGGTGCTGCTGTTCGTTCCGCGCACCGCGACGGTGGGCGCGATGCTGGCCCTGGTCAGCATGGCGCAAGTCTTCGTGCTGAACATGACCTTCGACGTGCCGGTCAAGATCCTGTCCGGACATCTGCTGCTGATATCGCTGGTGCTGCTGGCTCCGCAGGCCCGGCGGCTGGCCGATGTGCTGGTGCTCGATCGTCCGGTCGGGCGCTCGACGGCGCCCTACCCGTTCCGGACTCCGCGGTCGCGGCTGATCGCGGCGCTGGTACAGGCCGGGATCGGCATCTGGGTGGGGGTCGCGCTCGTCCACGTCGGGACACAGCTGTGGGATCGCGGCCCCGGTCGTCCCGAACCGCCGCTGTACGGCATCTGGAAGGTCGAGGAATTCACCCGGGACGGGCAACCGGTACCGCCGCTGTCGACCGATACCGCACGCTGGCAGCGCATCGTCTTCGACTATCCGGGCGTCATGCACTACCAGCGCGTCGACGGGACCCTGGTCCGGACCGGCGCACAGGTCGATACCGGGACACGGCACCTGGCGCTGGTCGCACCGCCGCGCCGGCCCGGGGCGGCCCCGGCGCCACTGGGCGACTTCCACTACGACCAGCAGGGACCCGACGTACTGCGGTTCACCGGCGAGCTGGAGGGCCGCCCCGTGACGCTGACCCTGCACCGCCAGGATCCGGATGCCTTGCCGCAGCGCAGCCACGGCTTCCGCTGGATCCAGGACGCCCCCGGCTACTGA